Sequence from the Sciurus carolinensis chromosome 1, mSciCar1.2, whole genome shotgun sequence genome:
CCACACCTACCCAGTCCCAACCTCCCTCCGAAGCCACTTGCTTCCCCAACAGTGGCAACCTCTGTGCAAACTCCACCATGAGACCAGGGCCAGGCAGTATGGTTCAATGGCACTTTATTTCTTCAAACTGGATCCGTCCATTTTTCCCAACTCGGCTTTGCCTTTCTGCTGGTTCTTAACCAGGAAGTTCTTCTTCGTGGTATGGTGCTGTTTACGGTACACTTCAAGATCCTCAAAGTACTTAACTCTCAGGAGAGCTGCTCTCTGCTCATAGGGCTGCTTTCCCATGTCTGTTGCTGCAGACCACATCTTCCCAGTggcctttgccacctgcaccacTGACCAGTTAGGGTTCTCCCTCatcagctgggcatagtggtcttggcagaagaggaggaaggaagatgga
This genomic interval carries:
- the Hmgb4 gene encoding high mobility group protein B4, coding for MGKEVQLRPKVNVSSYIHFLLNYRNKFKEQQPNTYLGFKEFSRKCSEKWKSISKHEKAKYEALAKLDKARYQEEMMHYVGKKKKRRKRDPRAPRRPPSSFLLFCQDHYAQLMRENPNWSVVQVAKATGKMWSAATDMGKQPYEQRAALLRVKYFEDLEVYRKQHHTTKKNFLVKNQQKGKAELGKMDGSSLKK